Genomic window (Helianthus annuus cultivar XRQ/B chromosome 3, HanXRQr2.0-SUNRISE, whole genome shotgun sequence):
ACATAACAACTTTTATGGtttgttaattataaaaatacatttcaTTTATTATCAGACCCGTCTGCAGCGAAGAGGGCTTGATTGTGTGGCAGACAGGCATCGACGAGGGCTTGATCTTCGAATATAGGGTTAGATTTTGGTGTGTTGCAAGGCAACTGGCAACAACGATATGCAGATCTTCGAAGTTTGAACAATCAGTTTATGAGTATTGTTTTAGGAATTAGGGACTTAGGGTTAGAttttaatattaactactaaattTAGCTAGTATATATTCTGGGCTTTTAATATTTTTGGGCTAGtatattttttgggtttttaatctttaaaatctataatatatatatatatatatatatatatatatatatagggtaaggttccagcgtgaacaacctcccaagagtgaactgcgtgaacaaatCTTGACCGCTGATTAATATGATCTTGATTATTTAATGGGGTGGCATGATTGTAATTAATAGGttagattttatttttttattaaaattaaaagggTAGAAGTGTAATTATATTATTTTGCTTATTTAAAACTAGGAAAGAAAATTATTTCCAATAATAAGAGAGTAAATCCCGTAAATATACCATgtattatacacatgtgtactatcgTGTTGGAATGTATAGAACAGTAGAACACagcaatacacatgtgtactacggAGCTAAGACAACAATGTTGCGGGTCACATGTGTGCTATACCATgtattatacacatgtgtactatcgTGTTGGAATGTGTAGAACACagcagtacacatgtgtactacggAGCTAAGAGTTATACACAATAAAAAAGATGTCTGAAAACTCTAGTTCAACCAAAAAAAGACTAAAACTATAATTCGAATCTTGCTACTATGACCAAAAACAATGACAATATTAAAATAAGTTAAGATTATCCTAACATATTTAAAATAAGTAATTGTTTTGTAGATGTCGAAAATTTTGGTAACTAATGATGATTTAAATATGGAAGGATTTTGAAATTAATAAGACAATAATTTAAATTCAATATTTATATAAAGTTACAATCTTACCCTTACTAAATGTATATGGAATCAATGGTTCAAATCAGTTCACGCGGTTCACTCTTGGAaatttgttcacgtttgaacctaatcctatatatatatatatatagggtagggctagatagaaaaccctatatatataaaaaacccgagaaaacccaagctcccgacattttttttttgaaaaaaataacacatgtaatatacatgtttttaagacttttgggccaaaaaaatcaaaaaagcgtcgaagagatatttaaaaaaaaaaaaaagtttcagcaattttcagcaaaattatgtcttttttgcttaacacgtgttaggagctgaaatttgtttattttttttaaaaaaaacccttcggcgcttttttgttttttttggcccaaaacactctaaaacatgtatattacatgtgtaatttttttcaaaaaaaaaatgtcgggaggttgggtaaaaatggcttcccatttgggtttccagagttttctaagaattttagggttttttatctagcattaccctatatatatatatatatatatatatatatatatatatatatataggccggttaacgtacaataggacttatcgtacattacgtacgtgATAACCCCAGCCGTCGAGCAGTTGGGCAGCCCTATATCGTATGGTCTAACAAGGTAAAATAAGCAATCCTAAGCATCCActattgaaaaattgaaaaaaatttaaaatgtaAAAATTGAATACTAACTTTAAACATACTCATAAAAATATCCACGGTCTCTTCGTGCAATTCAATTTTCAAACTCCAAAACCGTTTTAATCTTTATCACATCAAAAAAGCAACCACCGTTCCAATCTATCACCACCGGTCGCCGTCGCGTCGCCGCCGTCACACACTCTCTCAACACACTCCGGCGACACTGAACCTCCTCACATCTCAACAATGACATCAACCGACACTGCAAATTTCGATCTCAGAGTACACTATCTCATCTCTTGAATTCAATTTCATCTTCAATTGTTTCTAATTTCTCATGAATTTTACCTGTTTTTCGTGAATTTGTTTGCTCGATCTGTAACCGACACAGTCCAGCTATGGCGCGAGGTACAATTTAATCGTTTTTTCACTTTTTCGCTACGAGTTAGGGTTTCGAATTTGTTCGAGTTTTGTAAGATTTGTTCTGTACGGTTGTGCAGTGAGTATACATTTGCTGACGTGGATAATCTGGATCATTGTACGAAGTATTTGAACCAGTCGCTAGTCACATTTGGATTTCCGGCTTCTCTGGATCTGTTTGCAACTGATCCGGTTTGAGAATTTTGAGTTTGTGTGTTATGATTTTGacattttgttgttttagtttgtgtttattttttgtttatgCTTATGTTTAGGTTTCGATTGCGCGGACTTGCAATTGTATATACTCGTTGTTGCAGCAGAGGCAACGCGATATTGAGTTTCGAGAGTCGACTAATGATCAGAGGCAACGGTGAGGTTTTTGTTGTTAGAAGTAGTTTAGTTTACTTGAGGCATTTGGTTCGGTATCTTGTTGTAAAATTGGGGTGAAGTTTCGGTTTGGGAAGTGAATCTGTGAAGGGCTAAGTTTAAAGTTGATATAAATTATTCCAAATTTTGAATCAAACTATTGTCATTATCATGTACTATATATAAAAAACTAAGAGTcatctgattttttttttaaaaagccGTAGCATATCTCTTATTCTGGTATGTAGTATGGACTATTGTTGTATTGCCAAATGAGGCATTTGACGTATCACAACACTCTTTTCATTGATGCTTCTGGTTTAAAATCTTAGTCCATGGTGATAAGTTTTGGGTTTTCTTGCAGACTTTCGTCAGACATATCAAGATTAGAGGCTAAGGTAGAGAGGCTGGAGTCACAGTTGTCGGCTAAAGATAGGGAAATAGCAACTATTACCCGCACGGTAATGCATGTGTGTGCATATTAAATCATTAATAATGCCTTGTTATCTTTTTTTGTTTGCTCACATTGCCTATGATCAGGAAGCAAAAGCAAAAGCTGCTCTTAAGGCTCAAATTGAGAAGTTGCAGCAGGAAAGAGATGAATTTCAAAAGATGGTTATCGGAAATCAGGTACGGTTGTTACTTGTTAGCCATCTCCTTTTCGAATTTTCTCATCTTGATTTGTTTCTCGTTTAAATAAAATACTATCTTGAACATGTTATCTTGCAAAAGCAAGTAAAAACTCAACAGATACATGAgatgaagaaaaaagaaaaagagtaCATTAAATTGCAGGTATGATGCTCTCTTAATGCATGTGAATTCCTTTgtctattattttattatttcctAGATTGTTGCTTTGGATATGTTTAGGGCTGTAAAATAACTggacgaacacgaacaaggccttgttcgtgttcgttcatcaaggaatgaacatgttcatgaacacttCACGAACGCTTACCGAATGAGATTTCTtgtccgtgttcgttcatttaggAAACTaacatgttcatgaacacttCATGAATGCTTACCGAATAAAATTTcttattcgtgttcgttcattaaggaaatgaacatgttcatgaaGTGAACACTTCACGAacgcttaccgaacgagatttcttattcgtgttcgttcattaaggaaatgaacatgtCTGTGAACGCTTACCGAACATAGACGAACGCAAACTAACACAAACATGtcttcatgaacataaatgaacacaaacagaCGTTATATATTCATTTAAAAATACAATCTGCATTTTTCATTAGAAAGATTACGAAGATtccacaaaaaataaataaatacttaacATAATGAACACAAAAATTAAGAAGTTTGTCAAGCTTTAATAGCATCAAATTGAAATGGTGAAATGAGGGATATTGGCAGAGGCATATAGAATAACCGTGGTGTTAAATTTTAAAAACTAAAGCCAAAAAAAATATAACGTAAAAAACctttaaatgaacgaacgcaaatgaacataaatgaacacattaCGGAACGTTCACCAACATAAACGAATGAACGCAGCCTCTGTCATGTTTGTttgaacgaaatttcttgttcgtgtttgttcatttattaaacgaatgagcataaacgaacttcccaccgaacggttcacgaactgttcgccgaacatTCAGTTCGTTTACAACCATAGATATTTTGAGCAATGCAAGTGGTAACAAATCTAGGAGCAATTATCTTTCTTTACAGGAGCGACTAAATCAAGTTATGATGGAGAAAAAGAAGGAATCTAGATCAGGCATGGAAATTATGAATTTacttcaggtaattggtcaatgTTCAAATAGTTTTGCACATTTATAAATTCACATTATGTGATATCTTACTATAAGTTTTCCTTAACCACAGAAAGAAGGGAGACAACGTGGGACATGGAATG
Coding sequences:
- the LOC110889212 gene encoding afadin- and alpha-actinin-binding protein is translated as MTSTDTANFDLRSSYGASEYTFADVDNLDHCTKYLNQSLVTFGFPASLDLFATDPVSIARTCNCIYSLLQQRQRDIEFRESTNDQRQRLSSDISRLEAKVERLESQLSAKDREIATITRTEAKAKAALKAQIEKLQQERDEFQKMVIGNQQVKTQQIHEMKKKEKEYIKLQERLNQVMMEKKKESRSGMEIMNLLQKEGRQRGTWNGKKADNDFYKKIVDAYEAKNQELVTENSDLRALLRSMQVDMREFLNAPNGSSKHPSPVNERDVDPSQSPLGGRTDVFDLPFHMGRDQIEAFLRNKVASIKERMGQLQDAEKEAEVTSEATERELELEAQLVEARSIIQEQASIMSKRLAKSEKPRRLSGHLNAERDSIISSAAEGV